The Sedimentisphaera salicampi genome includes a region encoding these proteins:
- the sppA gene encoding signal peptide peptidase SppA yields the protein MDDDYKNENNNENQPFEEQEGRQGQDNSSENERLNLTPEPEETQPEGPSGSVQKEEAAAVGAGVDASDCKQEPTSGGSKKTGKKKEKSGEKKKGFWGRLWSALKFIYMVITVPYFIMVVLFIVAFLAAVFSQDDLIDIEKGSRFARGGFNETVVIEGERDERIALIDVQNLITFQTSQQFKSRIKKIEKDDSVAAVIVRVTSPGGSVSASDQIHHYIQSFKEDTDIPVYSYMSGVAASGGYYLSAACDQIYAEPTTITGSIGVVLQSFNLETLMNEKLGVKNITVKSGEKKDWPKMFGELTQEQLDYVQNKLINPPYQRFVSIVAEGRDKLSKEQVLKLADGSIYYSEEAVNNGLIDGISYLEDLRDVIAEENGLENPEVFGFRETFSLDYLLRNTAEETGFFPRAEETLEKISRPELMYLWRLDN from the coding sequence ATGGATGATGATTACAAAAACGAAAATAACAATGAGAACCAGCCTTTCGAAGAGCAGGAAGGCCGGCAGGGGCAGGATAATTCATCAGAAAATGAAAGATTAAATCTAACCCCTGAACCTGAAGAAACCCAGCCTGAAGGACCTTCCGGTTCTGTGCAGAAGGAGGAGGCCGCAGCTGTTGGAGCAGGCGTTGATGCCTCTGATTGCAAGCAGGAGCCAACTTCCGGCGGCAGCAAAAAGACCGGAAAGAAGAAAGAAAAATCCGGGGAAAAGAAAAAGGGTTTCTGGGGCAGGCTCTGGTCTGCGCTGAAATTCATCTATATGGTGATTACAGTGCCGTATTTTATTATGGTGGTGCTGTTTATCGTGGCATTTCTTGCCGCAGTGTTCAGTCAGGATGATTTGATTGATATTGAAAAGGGTTCAAGATTCGCAAGAGGCGGCTTCAACGAAACTGTGGTCATTGAAGGCGAGAGGGACGAAAGAATCGCACTTATAGACGTGCAGAACCTGATTACTTTCCAAACCAGCCAGCAGTTCAAGAGCAGAATCAAAAAGATTGAAAAGGATGATTCTGTCGCCGCTGTGATTGTTAGGGTAACCTCTCCGGGCGGTTCTGTATCAGCGAGCGATCAGATCCACCATTACATCCAAAGCTTTAAAGAAGACACCGATATTCCCGTATATTCTTATATGTCCGGTGTGGCGGCTTCCGGCGGGTATTATTTATCTGCTGCCTGCGACCAGATATACGCCGAGCCCACAACGATTACCGGCTCTATTGGCGTTGTGCTTCAGTCTTTCAATCTGGAAACCCTTATGAACGAAAAACTCGGGGTTAAGAATATCACCGTAAAATCGGGGGAGAAGAAAGACTGGCCCAAGATGTTCGGAGAGCTTACGCAGGAGCAGCTTGATTATGTGCAGAACAAGCTGATAAACCCGCCATACCAGCGTTTTGTTTCGATTGTGGCCGAAGGACGCGATAAGCTTTCAAAAGAGCAGGTGCTCAAGCTTGCTGACGGAAGCATATATTACAGCGAAGAGGCGGTGAACAACGGCCTGATAGACGGAATAAGCTATCTTGAAGACCTCAGAGATGTGATTGCTGAGGAAAACGGGCTTGAGAATCCCGAGGTCTTCGGGTTCAGAGAAACCTTCAGCCTTGATTATCTGCTTAGGAATACCGCAGAAGAAACAGGATTTTTCCCAAGGGCAGAAGAAACCTTGGAGAAAATCAGCAGACCTGAGCTTATGTATCTCTGGAGGCTTGATAATTAA
- a CDS encoding DUF6485 family protein: MECKKQDNLKNCNCTYEPCPRKGVCCDCIQYHLRMKQLPACCFPDDVEKTYDRSFKAFAKAWNL, from the coding sequence ATGGAATGCAAAAAACAAGATAATCTGAAAAACTGCAACTGCACCTACGAACCCTGCCCTAGAAAGGGAGTTTGCTGTGATTGTATTCAGTATCATCTGCGGATGAAGCAATTGCCCGCATGCTGCTTCCCTGATGATGTGGAAAAAACCTACGACAGGAGTTTCAAGGCCTTCGCTAAGGCATGGAATCTATAA